ACGAGTTAAATCATACTGGAAAAAATACAAGAAAACATTTGAATATGTTTTTCCTGTTGAAAATCAGTTTACGCTCTTCCGGATCAGTTCCTGGCGGATAGACTTATTCAGAAATACAATGATGTATTGTTTTCCAATAAGTCTGGTTGGACTGGTTTTATTTCTGATTCATGAATTTATAACAGGTAAGGTATTCTTTCCTGCATTTATGGTCATTGCGGTGATATTGCTTATGGGTTTTGTGATAAATAGAAAAATTGAATTGGATTACAGAATGGTCATTATGGTCATTCTCCTCTATTTTATTGCCGTAATTTACCTCGTTTTTGTAGGTTCTGACGGGCCTGGGGCTCTTTATTTATTGATCATTACCTTTTTTACGGCAATGATCTTTCCTCCGAAAGCCACTTATATCCCACTGATTATTAACACACTGATTTGCATCGGGATCGGTCTGATCATCAAATTTGATATTTTCCCGACTCCTTTATCTGATACCTATGACCTCACTTTATGGATTGCCTATTCGGGAAACCTGATTTTCATCAGTTTTGTAAGCGTATTGATGATCGGCAGTATTTTAAATGGATTTGAGAGAACGCGGATAAAAGAGGTGATGCTGTTAAAAAAACTGGACACTTCAGAAAGGTATTACCGGAATGTTTTTGATTCCAATCCTGTTCCAATGTACATTTTTGAATTAAATACCGGAAACTTCCTAAAGGTGAACGAGGCTGCTGTTAAGAAATACGGGTATTCGAAGGAAGAATTTCTGTCCATGAACATTACGAAAATAAGACCCGCTTCAGAGATCAGCAAGTTAATGGACATTTTTAGTACCATTAAGACCAGGGCTTATTCCGGAATATTAACACATATGAATAAAGAAGGGCAGTCCTTTCCTGTAGAAATAGATACCAATATTGTCAATTTAGATGGGATTGATGCCAGATTAGTATTAGCGACAGATGTGTCTAAGCGCGTCAATTACATCCGCATGATCGAAAAGCAGAATCAGGATTTTAAAGAGATTGCCTGGATTCAGAGTCACAAGGTCAGGGCACCGTTGACCAATATCATGAGCCTGACCGATCTGATGCTTCAGGATCCTCATGAGGATCATATTGATTTACTACAGATGCTTAAACGATCTACTACTCAGCTGAATGAAGCCATTGAATCTATTGTTCATCAGGCAGAAGAGAATCAGATTCCACCGGAATGAAGCAGGATTAAACTCAAATTTTTGAACAAAAAAAGTAGCGATAACGAACCAATAAATATATTCCAATGAAAAGATTTTATCTGATAGATGACGACGCGATATTCGTTTTTTTAACCAGAAAGACGTTACAGGTTGCCAATCTAAATACCGATCTCACCGTTTTTGAAGATGGCCAACAGGCTTTAACAGACTTGGAGCTAAGTGCAAATCAGCCAGGAATGTTGCCGGACATTATATTTCTGGACCTTAATATGCCCGTATTGGATGGGTGGGGATTTTTGGATAAGTATTCCTTATTGGAACCCAAAATGAGTAAAAAAATAGCCATTTATATTGTTTCATCTTCCATCTCTCCATCCGAACTGGAACGGTCGCAGAACATTCCCGTAGTAACGGAATTCCTGACTAAGCCACTCAGTCGTTCGAAGTTTGTGGAAATCTTTGAAGGGGCGTAAAATAAAAAGGCTGCTTTTGCATCAACAAAAGCAGCCTTTTTAGAGATCAGTATTTCTTTATTTTAAGCTCGATATCTGTGCTTTAACATAATCGATTAAAGAAATGATGTCTTTACGTAAAGGCTGAGCGACCAATACCTTCTGAAAATCGGCAATTGAATTATTAAATAACGCTACTACAGCAGCTTTTTCAGCAGATTTCTTGATCTTGTAAGATTTATATATTGCATAATCCTTATACGCCAAAGCCCTGTTTTGAAATAACTGGGTATCTTCTTCCCCGTTAACCTCAATTCCTTTAGTAAAATCCTTAATTGCGGATAGGTAGAAGCTCTCTCTGATTTGATTTAACGATTCCTTAGGATCATTGGCAATATTTAACCTGGCTTTACCTCTATAGTAATAAGCAGAATTATCTGAAGGTTTCAAAACAATTAAGCGGCTATAAGTCGCAATTGAATTTTCGAAGTCACCGCACTGAAAATAAGAGTAACCTAACATTTTCAACACATTTGCATTGTTAGGGTTTTTTGTATCTGCCTTTTCTAATTGTCCTACCGCACCTTTGAAATCGCCTTTCATCATGGCCTGCATGCCCAATTTATCGTAACCGCTGTTCTGCGCGATACTAACCTGAGTAGAAAAGACAAATAATAATAAGATGGTTTGCTTAAAATAGTTCATTAAGTTTTATTTAAAAAAATAAATATATTTAGATTTAGTTCAATACCCTAATAAAATATACAAAACGAGTTTACCAGTGGGTATTGGGATAAAGATACATCTAGGCAACTATCATACCATTTATAAATATTCCTCTTAAACGCTAAATAAATGAAAATATGATGAGAGGAGAAATTATTCTCTTTTTTTCAAAAGAAATACCAGACAATTCAGGCTTATTTTTCAAGCATATGTCGAATGTCCCTGACTTTTTAACAGAGAAAGCAGGGTAACCCCGTTTTGGCACAAGAGTTGAAAATATGCATAATTCAATATAATTAATAATTCATAAACGACATGCTGTCAGATTGTCGTTTTTTATTTTAGAAAGACTTACTTAAATGAGTAAACAAGATCATTTTGATTTTAGCAATGCACTACCCATCATAAATGAAGATACAGAGTTCTTTCCCTTGATGT
This region of Pedobacter steynii genomic DNA includes:
- a CDS encoding PAS domain S-box protein, producing MERVKSYWKKYKKTFEYVFPVENQFTLFRISSWRIDLFRNTMMYCFPISLVGLVLFLIHEFITGKVFFPAFMVIAVILLMGFVINRKIELDYRMVIMVILLYFIAVIYLVFVGSDGPGALYLLIITFFTAMIFPPKATYIPLIINTLICIGIGLIIKFDIFPTPLSDTYDLTLWIAYSGNLIFISFVSVLMIGSILNGFERTRIKEVMLLKKLDTSERYYRNVFDSNPVPMYIFELNTGNFLKVNEAAVKKYGYSKEEFLSMNITKIRPASEISKLMDIFSTIKTRAYSGILTHMNKEGQSFPVEIDTNIVNLDGIDARLVLATDVSKRVNYIRMIEKQNQDFKEIAWIQSHKVRAPLTNIMSLTDLMLQDPHEDHIDLLQMLKRSTTQLNEAIESIVHQAEENQIPPE
- a CDS encoding response regulator; its protein translation is MKRFYLIDDDAIFVFLTRKTLQVANLNTDLTVFEDGQQALTDLELSANQPGMLPDIIFLDLNMPVLDGWGFLDKYSLLEPKMSKKIAIYIVSSSISPSELERSQNIPVVTEFLTKPLSRSKFVEIFEGA
- a CDS encoding tetratricopeptide repeat protein encodes the protein MNYFKQTILLLFVFSTQVSIAQNSGYDKLGMQAMMKGDFKGAVGQLEKADTKNPNNANVLKMLGYSYFQCGDFENSIATYSRLIVLKPSDNSAYYYRGKARLNIANDPKESLNQIRESFYLSAIKDFTKGIEVNGEEDTQLFQNRALAYKDYAIYKSYKIKKSAEKAAVVALFNNSIADFQKVLVAQPLRKDIISLIDYVKAQISSLK